The following coding sequences lie in one Pan paniscus chromosome X, NHGRI_mPanPan1-v2.0_pri, whole genome shotgun sequence genomic window:
- the LOC129395387 gene encoding sperm protein associated with the nucleus on the X chromosome C-like: MDEKSSSSGVKRSAPCDSNEANEAMPETQSGDSHPQPAPKKLKTSESSTTIVLCYKRNVKITSAQELVNDHARDNRINTLQMEEEEFIEITTEIPEK; the protein is encoded by the exons ATGGACGAAAAATCCAGTTCCAGTGGGGTGAAGAGAAGCGCCCCCTGTGATTCCAACGAGGCCAACGAGGCG ATGCCGGAGACCCAAAGTGGGGACTCACACCCACAACCTGCTCCTAAAAAACTCAAAACATCTGAGTCCTCGACCACAATAGTGCTTTGCTACAAGAGGAACGTTAAAATAACATCTGCACAGGAACTGGTGAATGACCACGCCCGAGACAACCGAATCAACACCCTCCAAATGGAGGAGGAGGAATTCATAGAAATAACGACTGAAATACCTGAAAAGTAG